In Columba livia isolate bColLiv1 breed racing homer chromosome 16, bColLiv1.pat.W.v2, whole genome shotgun sequence, the DNA window AGGGTGATTGTGTTGCTCCTGTTCCAGCGCAGGGACCCTGTGTCAGACTGGCCGGGCCTGCCTGTAGAGAATAaagccctgctcctgcagctgaaaCCTTGAAAGCACTGAGAGATCCTCTCCCAGGGACCTAGATCCCCTCCTGGATCTCTCTGTGCAGCCAAGACAGGTCCCCCTGGCCCCATGGTTACTGGGCAGGGTCTCAGCAGCATGTCTGTCCTATTGCAGCCAAGTCCTGATGAAAGGAAGTCAGAGCTGCTCCCCGCCGGCTGGGAAGCCAACAAAGAGGTGTATACGCTGCGCTATAAGTCCACGGATGATGCCcgtgagctgctgctgaaggccATCATGGTGGAAGACAGTATGATCCTCAATGTCATGGTGAGCACCCACCGGGTCCCTGCGGCTTGGGATCCTTCAGGTGCAGTGGCTGCTGCCACTCAAAACAGGGCCCATTTCttaaatttttgttgttgcttgttCTGCCTTGCAGTGGTGTTTGTCCCTCAGGGTGGGGCAGACCCGGGGGATGTTTGGGGCTGCAGATCtgcctgtgcagcagcagcagcagatgtgaaGCTGGTCAAACACCAGCTGCAGTGATGTGGTTTGCATTGCATGCTCTGGCTATGGAGTCGCCCCTTTTGTGTCCCCTTCCCAGCGTAGGATTTTTCTGCAGATGATTTATTCTGTCCCCCACAAGCACCTGCCCAGCGTGTTTTCACTTTCACCCTTGGCAGCCCCGATTTGGCGAGCGAGCAGGGAGAGCCTTGCTCTACACTGGAGTTTGTGTGCTTCTGGGGATTCGGGCACAGCACAGGGACATGGCAGGAAGCAGGCAAGCCCATTCCTCATGTCCAAGCCCCTGGCTGTAGTTATACCTGCTCCTTCCCTCAttccctgctctgccctgctgctgaCTCCATATTTCACCTGTCTTTTCCCAGGATCGCAGTTCTCAGAAGGTGGCAGATGTGACCTTGTCAGTGGCCGACTACATCAACCCGGAGCACCTGGACGATTTCCACAAGTAATCTCAGTTCCCCAGCATTTTCTGCAGGAGAAAATGTCCCAGCAGCgtggggagggaggcagagacCATGTTAGGACGAGCCTGGAGGACTCTCCTCCCCAGTACAAACCCCAGGGGCAGTCCAGTCAGCCCTGAGATGCATCCAGAgctccctcctctgcctccctctGCGCCGCTGCTGCGCAAGAGGGATTTAAGAAATGGTTGGAGTCCCAGGGAGAGCCACCCCACCTGGGAATGGGCAGCACTGTTATTTCCAGAGTGCTGCCAGCCTGTCTGGACTGGGTGGACACTGCCTGGTAGCCTGGACACATTCATCTGTGGCCCAGACACCCTGTGGCCTCGCTAAAGGCCAGTGCTGCCATTTCCTCCAGTGCAGAACTCATTTGGTCATGGCCATAGCAAGGGAGTCCCCTGGGCTGGGTGGCACCTTTGCCCTCTTAAATAGGGTCAGGGTTTGGTGCCACAGTGTACTGTTATCCCTTCCTGTCCCTCCCTGCTGTCGGCTGGGGACACGTTTTGTGCCTGGGACACTTTGGGCATGTCTGTCCCCTCACCATCCCTCTCGCAGCCTGTCCAGCACCtcgcacctggctgccacagccTCCCCAACCCGTGGCCTCGCCTTGCTCCCCACAGAGTGTACAAGAACACTGAGGAGCTGAGGACAAGGATTGCTTCAGGCATCATTGCTCCCCTCGGGGCCCCTgcagaaaaagccaaaaaggaGCCTGAGGCTGAGAAGAAGGATCCAGACTCGTCCCGGGATTCCAACCCTCTCCGGGTCCCTCCCCGGCAGCCGGCAGGCACGAGGGCACCATCCTGGTGAGTGAAGAGCTGCTGATGGTTCTCTGTGAGATCTGCTTCACCATCCCTGCCTGGCCCCTTGATGCCCAGCTGCCCCTCATACGCAGCAGGCAGGCTCCCCCTCTCTTTCCTCACGAGCTGTAATCCCCTTTGGCTGGAAGTGAGAGATACCACAGTGGCTCTACCATATCTTGGGGACCAGCCGTAACTTCTGACTTACGTGTCACCTCTTGCTTTTGTAACACcacctctgtgtgctgctgctgagagtGCGAGATGCTCCCTGGGAATGCTGGGGCAGacaggctggagctgggcacAGCTTGGAAATGGTGGTGTTGACACATAGTATTGGCAGGGAGATGTGACAGCTGGCTGCAGGCTCACTGCACCACTGTCCTCGCGATCCTGGAAGTGGGACTGTCATTGTGTCTCTGGGACATGCTGGAGAGCCCGGCCTAGCCCCGTACTGCTCAGGGAGCCCCTGGCCTGGAAACTCCTGGCGTCCACAGCCagctccagctggagcagcGTGCACAGCAGGGCCTGTTTATCTCGGCAAGCTTCCTGCAAGCCTGCAGCACACACCCATGTCCACAGCCAGCTGCACCGCAGAGCAGGGGACACTCCTGCCCGGTCATGCAGTGTCCCACAGGTCCCAGAGCCTTTTGGGTGCTGCAGCGCCTGCTGGGGAAGAGCATCCGTGAGCAGAGACGGCCCTGCCTGCTCATTCCTGCTCGCTCCACTCAgcccttctcccttctctgaATGTTGCGCTGTGTTCTTTGTTTCAGGCCTTCTCCCGCGAGCCCCTTCGCTGTTGGTGGGGAAGACCTGGACCCTTTTGGGTGAGTATTGTAGGAGAGATGGTGCTTTGCATGCTCGGGGAGCATCCTCTGCTCTGCCTATGGGGTGTTTGGTGGTGGCTGGGGACCTGGAACAGCTGGAGTCCGCCTGGCTCAGGCATCCAGCAAAGCATCTCTGAACGTGGACGGTGGTGGGACAGTTGCTCAGTGCCTGTTGCAAGAGACCAATTGACAGTTGCTAAACCTCAATATGGTTCTAATATCGTAATAAGATCCTGTCTCTTGCATAGATGATAGGTTGCAATCTGCGTCTGTTTAATAATCAGCTTGTATTCATTTAACATGCAGTAATTCCTTCACTAAATCAAAGCTGAATACATCGTTAAGTGAATCTAAGCctctaatttaaaatgttaccaGCTGCTGCATCTACAGCCCAGCAGTCTGGAAAAGGGGAGGCTTAAAGCTGAGTCCACAGATTCCTGAGTCCTGCTTGTGAGCCCCTGGCTGTCTGAGGCACTCAAGAGAAAGCCTGGGCAGAAGCAGGGCTGTCTGGACTCTGATCTTCACGGATAGATCTCTGCatctttggtttggttgggCAAGGAGAACCTGTCATCTTCCATTCCAGTTAAAAGCACATGGTCAGACAAAAACCAGCTATTGGAGTCATTGCAGAGCATCCTGCAGCCCAGGGGAGTCCTCTCTGGAACCACTCTCCTGTGGGGAtcgcattttttcccctcttgaaAGACTTGTTTCTCCGTGGGTTTGGCTAGAAAAGAACCAACTAAAAGCATCGTGCCTGGCTGGGAGGAGAAACCCGGAGCCTGGGTGGCTGGAAGGAAACCCAGTAACACAAGGAGAGGGGTTCACTGGGGGGGTACACGACCCTGTTTCTTTTACTGCCTCCAGCTGTTCATCAGAAGTTTCTCTGTAAATGACAAAAAAGATGGTAAGTGGCAGCAGATTTGTGTGCTGACACCTGCCAGTGCCGGGGCTGGAGCCCTAGACTCCCAGGCGTATCTTCATGGGGCCTGGCTGTCCCAGGGCCCATTGGGCAGCCAGCCTGCTGTCATGGAACTCATTAGTGCCCATGTTAATGACTTGTATGATGGCAGCGGTGTCCAGAGGCTCCAGCCGGGTTTGCACAAAGCCAACCATGAGGGATGGTGCTTGCAGCATGGGGCAGCTCCGAGGAGCCGCCATGGGCAGTGAACGACTTCCCGGCAGTGCTTTGGGACTGCTGGCGGGGCCCCAGACGGGGGCTCTTGCAACACTGCGcagggcagggagagcagggacaggagtaGGAGCTCACAGAGAGGGCCAGTGGATCCAGAGGACACTGAGCAGCCACCAGGACTCAGCAGCCGTTGCTGATGCCCGAAGTGGCGCCTTGCAGGAGCCGAGGAAGGGAGAAGCTGTATCTCTGCTGCTGCTAGTGTCTGTTTTGGCGCTGGCTCTGGGGAAGGCAGCCAAGGGTCTGGTGCTCCCAGCGCGTCTCCAGCCAGGCTTTGGGGtgtgctggcactgctgtgcCCCACACCTGGGTGTTTGCTGCTGCCTGGACTCGGGCACGGGCTCTGCAGCAGTGAAACTCCCACCTCGGCATGATGGTGAGCCGTGATTTGCGGCCCGTCCCTGGCCTTGTGCTGTGGCACGGGCAAGGCTaggggctgtgccagccctgggcaggagcagcatgTGCTGCAGTTGGGTCCCCTCC includes these proteins:
- the PSMF1 gene encoding proteasome inhibitor PI31 subunit translates to MAGLEPLYAWARAAVSRPQDALICGVHWELVRHGYRCLGAGDQPSPDERKSELLPAGWEANKEVYTLRYKSTDDARELLLKAIMVEDSMILNVMDRSSQKVADVTLSVADYINPEHLDDFHKVYKNTEELRTRIASGIIAPLGAPAEKAKKEPEAEKKDPDSSRDSNPLRVPPRQPAGTRAPSWPSPASPFAVGGEDLDPFGGRSGGMIVDPLRSGFPQRGIDPSSGIPGRLPPGAVPPGARFDPFGPLGAGRAGPDPDHLPPPGYDDMFM